A stretch of DNA from Micromonospora sp. WMMD1155:
CCGCCGGTGCCCTGGCCGGAGTCAATGCCTCCTTCTTCACGTTCACCGGTAGCGCCCAGTACCCCGGCGACCCGGTGGGTTTGGGAGTGTTCGGCGGTAAGCTGCTCAGCGAACCCACCGGTGAGCCGGCTGAGGCCAATCTGGTGGTGGACGCCAGAAGTAACAAGGTCCTGATGGGTCACCTTCATTGGACCGGCAGCATCCAGAACACGCGGACGAAGGTCACCCTCCCGCTGGAGTTCATCAACCACCCTCCGGTCGTTCCGGCTGGCTGCGCCGAGCTGGCCCAGCAGACGCAATGCACCCTGGCCGGTGACGTGGCTCGGTTCACGCCGGAGTTCGCCGACGCCACGCCGTCCGGCGCCGGGGTCGAGGTGGTTCTCGACGGACAGGGCTGCGTCGTGCGGACCGCGACGACCCGGGGAACGACGCTGACTGCGGATCAGACGTCCCTGCAGGCGACGGGTCGCGACAGTGTGGCACTGCTCTCCGTGGCGAAGGGCTGCGTCAAGCAGACGACCACCGTGCTGGACGAGTCGGGTAAGAAGCTTCCGCTGCGTGCGGGGACGTTCGGGGTGACCGGACGCTACCGGCTCCTGGCTGACGGGCAGGTCGTGGTGCCGGCCGGTTCGCCCTCGGACAGCTTCTTCGCGCGCAACCCGCGTACCATCGCCGGCACGACCGTCGACGGCAAGATCGTGCTCGCGACGATCGACGGCCGCATGACGACCAGCGTCGGCACCACGATGGACGAGACCGCCGCCGTCGCTGCCGCGCTCGGCCTGCACGACGCGATCAACCTCGACGGTGGCGGGTCGACCACCATGTCGGTCGAGGGGACGCTGGTCAACCAGCCCAGTGGTGGCACCGAGCGGGCCGTCGGCGACGCGCTCGTCTTTGTGGACAGCCGGTTCACCGGCCGCTGATCCCGCACACCGCGACGACCGGCCCGGGCTTTGCTGGCCCGGGTCGGTCGTTCTCCTGTCGGCGCTCGTGCCGCCGTCGACCGGCGCGCTGCCCTCTTCGTTTGCGCAGTGCGTCCGGTCGGGTGGCAGCTCGAATGAAGGACAATGCGGCAGCGTTGGCCAGCAGGCAGCGAGCAGAGCCACTTTGGGGCCGACCACGACCGGTCCGGAACGCTGGTCGTGGCCGTCAGGAGCCCTGCGAGGTCGGCATCGCCGGCAGCGGAGGACCCGTTCCACGGCTGTGACATACCGGTCGACGCGGGTACCGCTCGGGCTCGGGCGATGGTGCCGACGTCGTCGCCACCATCGCGGCACCGATCCCGACAGGGGCGATGCGTTGGGCGGGTACGCCGTCCGGATCGCACAAACAACCCGCCCAGCCGCACCGTGGCAGGTTCGTCCATCAGGCGCGGCGGATCGGCACCCGCTGCCACCAGGTGAGGCACCGCCAGAGCCATTCGAGCGGACCGTAGAGGAAGGAACGCAGCCACAGCACGCTGAAGATCGCCTGCACTACCCCGATCGCCAGGCCGAGTGCGACCACGGCGCCGTACGGAGGCCGGGATCCGATGTCGAGCAGCACGTCACCGGCCACGATCAGGAACGACGCGGCGACGTAGTTGGTGAGCGCCACCCGACCGAGCGGGGACAGCAGCGCGCCGAGCGGCCGTCGCAGGGCGGTTCGCATCAGCAGCAGGAACCCGACGGTGAAGAGGAAGGCGAACGCGAGACCGGCCGGCAGGATCCGGTAGTTGGCGGTCGCACCGACGCCGGCCCGGAACTGCAACCAGCCCATCACCGCGGCGACCGGCACCGCGACGGCGAGGGCGACGGCGAGTTGCCGGCCGCGCGACGGCAGCGTGTCCGGGATGCCGTACTCCGCGATCGCCAGGCCGAGCAGGAAAAGGCCCGGGATGATGAAGACACCGTTGAAGGTCAGCGCGGCGGCGAGGGTCGACACGATGCCCAGCCCGA
This window harbors:
- a CDS encoding phosphodiester glycosidase family protein — translated: MTIHTSFVPRLRRVGAVAAVVTAVLGFGVAPAAHAAPDAASLPLGDADLAESRSSQALTRGVTLTRIVRGTEPAPSDQITTTTRGPWVVNVLTIDPSTSRGHLAATYGPDLANVEKTTDLVRSAGALAGVNASFFTFTGSAQYPGDPVGLGVFGGKLLSEPTGEPAEANLVVDARSNKVLMGHLHWTGSIQNTRTKVTLPLEFINHPPVVPAGCAELAQQTQCTLAGDVARFTPEFADATPSGAGVEVVLDGQGCVVRTATTRGTTLTADQTSLQATGRDSVALLSVAKGCVKQTTTVLDESGKKLPLRAGTFGVTGRYRLLADGQVVVPAGSPSDSFFARNPRTIAGTTVDGKIVLATIDGRMTTSVGTTMDETAAVAAALGLHDAINLDGGGSTTMSVEGTLVNQPSGGTERAVGDALVFVDSRFTGR
- a CDS encoding DUF418 domain-containing protein, translating into MAHSIDPVAQPAGSHRIDELDALRGLALLGIVMFNIVQMTHLTRVSGPADEHVGAYVWELLFVQRPFPIFSLLFGISFSLFLRTAARRTDRPRLVLLRRLLWLGLFGALHTLIQPGEVLKFYAAFGLVVLLPASYLSRRWALGLGIVSTLAAALTFNGVFIIPGLFLLGLAIAEYGIPDTLPSRGRQLAVALAVAVPVAAVMGWLQFRAGVGATANYRILPAGLAFAFLFTVGFLLLMRTALRRPLGALLSPLGRVALTNYVAASFLIVAGDVLLDIGSRPPYGAVVALGLAIGVVQAIFSVLWLRSFLYGPLEWLWRCLTWWQRVPIRRA